One window of the Salvia splendens isolate huo1 chromosome 1, SspV2, whole genome shotgun sequence genome contains the following:
- the LOC121796498 gene encoding (-)-isopiperitenone reductase-like, which yields MADAAVQPAKQRYALITGANKGIGFEICRKLASKGMVVILAARDEKRGIEAREKLKELDNDVVFHQLDVADPASVAAVFEFIKSRFGRLDILVNNAGNRGVDVDGDVSLLEEYIAADCAFFVAGGQAEPFRPKAEGKLVETWKGAEECMKTNYYGAKRVTKALIPLLLLSDSPRIVNVSSMLGCLLLQPNEWAKGVLSSKEGLTEERVDEVVQEFINDLKENKVEEKQWPPHLAAYKVSKAALNAYTWLAAQQHPRFLINAVCPGFARTDITYNQGQLSEAEAAEAPVKMALLPDGGPSGSFFHRSEALSL from the exons ATGGCAGATGCAGCTGTCCAACCTGCAAAGCAAAG GTATGCATTGATCACAGGAGCAAACAAAGGAATCGGGTTCGAAATATGCAGGAAGTTAGCTTCGAAAGGGATGGTGGTGATTTTAGCAGCAAGAGATGAAAAGAGAGGCATTGAAGCAAGAGAAAAGCTTAAAGAATTAGATAATGATGTGGTTTTTCATCAGCTCGATGTTGCTGATCCTGCTAGCGTTGCTGCTGTTTTCGAGTTCATCAAATCAAGATTCGGAAGGCTCGATATTTTG GTGAATAATGCAGGAAATCGTGGGGTAGATGTTGATGGTGATGTTTCACTTCTTGAAGAGTATATTGCGGCTGACTGCGCCTTTTTCGTTGCTGGTGGACAG GCGGAGCCGTTTCGTCCGAAAGCAGAGGGGAAGCTTGTGGAGACATGGAAGGGAGCGGAAGAATGCATGAAGACAAACTACTATGGTGCAAAAAGAGTGACAAAAGCACTGATTCCACTTCTGCTACTCTCTGATTCACCAAGAATCGTTAATGTCTCCTCCATGTTAGGATGCTTACTG CTTCAGCCGAACGAGTGGGCAAAGGGGGTGTTGAGCAGCAAAGAGGGGTTAACTGAAGAAAGAGTAGATGAAGTTGTGCAAGAATTCATCAACGATttgaaagagaataaagtagaagagaagcAGTGGCCTCCTCACCTTGCAGCCTACAAAGTGTCGAAAGCGGCTCTCAACGCTTACACTTGGCTTGCAGCTCAACAACACCCGCGCTTCCTCATCAACGCTGTGTGTCCCGGTTTTGCTAGGACGGATATTACATACAATCAAGGCCAGCTGAGTGAAGCCGAAGCCGCTGAGGCTCCGGTGAAGATGGCGTTGCTGCCCGATGGAGGGCCGTCGGGCAGCTTCTTTCATCGATCGGAGGCCTTGTCTTTGTGA
- the LOC121757828 gene encoding uncharacterized protein LOC121757828: MPTKMKDPKSFNISCVIGNDKQTKALCDLGASINLMPLSFFRKLKFSVLKPTTITLQMADKSIKFPNGVLENVLVRVNDFIFPVDFVVLDMKEDPNVRLILGRSFLATGKALIDVTKGELTLRNGNKTTILSMLDKMKRHEVEESKRVEEMLLKVEDCKMIQVAHEKAKDDEVDKPLEEISIPK, from the coding sequence ATGCCGACAAAGATGAAAGATCCGAAGAGCTTTAACATTTCTTGTGTGATAGGAAATGATAAGCAAACTAAAGCCTTGTGTGACTTGGGGGCAAGCATAAATCTCATGCCCTTAAGCTTCTTCCGGAAGTTGAAGTTTAGTGTCTTGAAGCCAACCACCATTACCCTTCAAATGGCGGACAAATCCATCAAGTTCCCCAATGGAGTCCTTGAGAATGTCTTAGTGAGGGTGAATGATTTCATCTTCCCCGTGGACTTTGTTGTTTTGGACATGAAGGAAGATCCAAATGTCCGTCTCATCCTTGGAAGGTCATTCCTTGCAACCGGGAAAGCTCTAATTGATGTCACTAAGGGAGAACTCACCCTTAGGAATGGAAACAAGACGACTATCCTCTCTATGTTGGACAAGATGAAACGTCATGAGGTGGAAGAGTCTAAGAGAGTGGAAGAGATGCTCTTGAAAGTTGAAGATTGCAAGATGATACAAGTGGCACATGAGAAAGCTAAAGATGATGAGGTTGATAAGCCTTTGGAGGAGATATCTATCCCCAAATAG
- the LOC121794551 gene encoding (-)-isopiperitenone reductase-like, producing MADADDHPSPRRYALVSGANRGIGLEICRQLASKGMVVILAARDEKRGLEARESLKELGNVVFHQLDVADAASVAAVADFVRSEFGRLDILVNNAASLGLKIDGDVLVLHEQFEADVASVSSGELQELVHPKAKGTLMETLEWAQECVNTNYYGLKRVTEALIPLLQLSESPTIVNVSSTLGSLVLQPNEWVKGVLSSVDGLKEERIDEVVQEYLKNFKEGSLRENKWPLHISAYKVSKAAVNAYTRLMAKKHKAFYINSVCPGYTRTELTYNLGLLTDTEGAEAPVKLALAPEGGPSGSIFRQAEVLSLF from the exons ATGGCAGATGCAGATGACCACCCCTCACCACGACG ATATGCTTTGGTTAGCGGCGCCAACAGaggaattgggttggaaatatgcAGGCAGTTAGCATCGAAAGGAATGGTGGTGATATTAGCAGCAAGAGATGAAAAAAGAGGGCTTGAAGCTCGAGAAAGTCTGAAGGAATTGGGTAATGTGGTTTTTCATCAACTAGATGTTGCCGATGCTGCTAGTGTTGCTGCTGTTGCTGATTTCGTAAGAAGTGAATTCGGAAGGCTAGATATTCTG GTGAATAATGCTGCAAGTTTAGGACTAAAGATTGATGGAGATGTGTTGGTTCTTCATGAGCAATTCGAGGCAGATGTTGCTTCAGTTTCATCTGGAGAG CTACAAGAATTGGTGCATCCGAAAGCAAAGGGAACACTTATGGAGACATTGGAGTGGGCACAAGAATGCGTCAACACAAACTACTATGGTTTAAAAAGAGTAACCGAAGCCCTCATTCCTCTCTTGCAGCTATCTGAATCACCAACAATTGTCAATGTCTCCTCCACATTAGGGAGCTTAGTG CTTCAGCCCAATGAATGGGTAAAAGGTGTTTTGAGCAGTGTAGATGGGCTCAAGGAAGAGAGAATAGATGAAGTTGTGCAAGAATATCTCAAAAACTTCAAAGAGGGTTCATTGAGAGAGAACAAGTGGCCTCTTCACATTTCAGCCTACAAAGTGTCCAAGGCAGCTGTGAATGCCTACACTCGGCTAATGGCCAAAAAACACAAGGCTTTCTACATCAATTCCGTGTGCCCCGGTTACACAAGAACGGAACTTACCTACAATCTTGGTTTACTTACCGATACCGAAGGTGCAGAGGCTCCGGTGAAGCTGGCCCTAGCGCCAGAGGGAGGCCCCTCCGGCTCCATCTTCCGCCAGGCGGAAGTCTTGTCATTGTTCTAG